The Phocoena sinus isolate mPhoSin1 chromosome 17, mPhoSin1.pri, whole genome shotgun sequence genome contains a region encoding:
- the ZNF623 gene encoding zinc finger protein 623, whose product MELAAPAPGGGSEPRLGGLLGNLDGQSLRSCPSPEGGFKQVTVTHWKIQTGEAAQVGSTSGGSPVLSSNLLLLQRELIEGEAHQREACGSFPFNSDLVRHQVSQAGEKSHRRDECGRGFGQSSRLVEQPRAHGGDGLYVCNACGKDFVLYADLVGHQSAHAGERPFKCAQCGKAFCHSSDLIRHQRVHTRERPFECKECGKGFSQSSLLIRHQRIHTGERPYECNECGKAFIRSSSLIRHYQVHTEVRQYECEECGKAFRHRSDLVEHQRIHTGERPYECNECGKAFIRSSKLIQHQRTHTGERPYVCGECGKRFSQTSNFTQHQRIHTGEKLYECNECGKAFFLSSYLIRHQKIHTGERVYECKECGKAFLQKAHLTEHQKIHTGDRPFACKDCGKAFIQSSKLLLHQVIHTGEKPYVCSYCGKGFIQRSNFLQHQKIHAEDKLYECSQYRTEFTSTPNFKGSQEVHQEGLPLSQTPIHLGEKYVGQGEHTDL is encoded by the coding sequence ATGGAGCTCGCTGCCCCTGCGCCTGGCGGGGGCTCTGAACCCAGATTAGGGGGGCTGTTGGGAAACCTGGACGGGCAGAGCCTGCGGAGCTGCCCCTCCCCGGAGGGAGGTTTCAAGCAGGTGACAGTTACCCACTGGAAGATCCAAACAGGAGAGGCAGCGCAGGTGGGCAGTACGTCAGGAGGAAGCCCCGTCCTGAGCTCAAACCTCCTCCTGCTTCAGAGAGAGCTGATCGAAGGGGAGGCCCACCAGCGCGAGGCTTGCGGAAGCTTCCCATTTAATTCGGACCTGGTCAGACATCAGGTTTCTCAGGCTGGGGAGAAATCTCACAGACGTGACGAGTGTGGGAGGGGCTTCGGCCAGAGCTCCCGCCTCGTGGAGCAACCGCGCGCTCACGGCGGAGACGGACTCTACGTGTGTAACGCGTGTGGGAAGGACTTCGTTCTCTACGCGGATCTCGTGGGGCATCAGAGCGCGCACGCAGGAGAGAGGCCCTTCAAGTGCGCTCAGTGTGGGAAGGCGTTCTGTCACAGCTCGGACCTGATCCGCCACCAGCGCGTCCACACCCGGGAGCGACCTTTCGAGTGCAAGGAGTGCGGGAAAGGCTTCAGTCAGAGCTCGCTGCTCATCCGGCACCAGAGGATTCACACCGGGGAGAGGCCCTACGAGTGCAACGAGTGCGGCAAGGCCTTCATCCGGAGCTCCAGCCTCATCCGGCATTACCAGGTCCACACGGAGGTGAGGCAGTACGAGTGCGAGGAGTGCGGGAAGGCCTTCCGCCACCGCTCGGACCTCGTCGAGCACCAGAGGATCCACACCGGGGAGAGGCCCTACGAGTGCAACGAGTGCGGCAAGGCCTTCATCCGGAGCTCGAAGCTCATCCAGCACCAGAGGACCCACACCGGGGAGAGGCCTTACGTGTGCGGCGAGTGCGGGAAGCGTTTCAGCCAGACGTCGAACTTCACGCAGCACCAGAGgatccacactggagagaagctCTATGAATGTAACGAGTGCGGGAAAGCGTTCTTTCTGAGTTCGTACCTTATTCGACACCAGAAGATCCACACTGGAGAGAGGGTGTATgagtgtaaggaatgtgggaaagcgTTTCTCCAGAAAGCCCATCTCACTGAGCATCAGAAGATCCACACTGGGGACAGGCCCTTTGCGTGTAAGgactgtgggaaagccttcattCAGAGCTCCAAGCTCCTCCTACACCAGGTtattcacactggagagaagccctatgTATGTAGCTACTGTGGGAAAGGCTTTATTCAGAGGTCAAACTTCCTTCAGCACCAGAAAATTCATGCTGAAGACAAACTCTATGAATGTAGTCAGTATAGGACAGAGTTCACCTCAACTCCAAACTTTAAAGGCAGCCAGGAGGTTCaccaagagggacttcccttgaGTCAGACCCCCATACATTTGGGTGAGAAGTATGTAGGTCAGGGGGAGCACACAGACTTGTAA
- the CCDC166 gene encoding coiled-coil domain-containing protein 166, with protein MVPKRKRWPSAGGRSGAAGEGTEPPLSESAHYLQREYKLLSEQLDACEERVDQVLQENAFLDCEAQRLREENRLYASYVSTRAQRCANAIVRLEEQNRVDLTQIHRQRAELASLYRRREEGVCAQLLEMETRAAQMARQVQELQPYKELQLEQLARIRALERELLHMRVEHMQLLHRMKRCFLEDKAAFEREARQRVQSLARRAEREAARALIAHTQAIREDNGRLRQELLRLQRRAQVLHDTRRQLLEQREQLRREHEDMRDLAHVHSWLRRGPEGPPLWQPPLANSHPEHFASTTIQSRATSRAPSVSASRNPSQVSWRAASWAPSVLSKLAVPWVPSLVPSRVGSRVLSLAPSKAGSRVPCQDPSHASSRVPSLTLSRPGSRVPSLTPPRLDSRAPSRSSLRAASQNTTLSGKSVPGSGSSRLPVEGDRECDAAGEGALGRS; from the exons ATGGTGCCCAAGAGGAAGCGCTGGCCGAGCGCCGGGGGCCGGTCTGGCGCGGCGGGAGAGGGCACCGAGCCGCCGCTATCGGAGAGCGCTCATTACTTGCAGCGAGAATACAAACTGCTCTCGGAGCAGCTGGACGCCTGCGAGGAGCGCGTCGACCAGGTGCTGCAGGAGAACGCCTTCCTGGACTGCGAGGCGCAGCGCCTGCGCGAGGAGAACCGGCTCTACGCCAGCTACGTGAGCACGCGCGCGCAGCGCTGCGCCAACGCTATCGTCCGGCTGGAGGAGCAGAACCGCGTGGACCTGACGCAGATCCACCGGCAGCGCGCAGAGCTGGCGTCGCTCTACCGCCGGCGTGAGGAGGGGGTGTGCGCGCAGCTGCTGGAGATGGAGACGCGCGCAGCGCAGATGGCGCGACAGGTGCAGGAGCTGCAGCCGTACAAG GAGCTGCAGCTGGAGCAGCTGGCCCGGATACGGGCGCTGGAGCGCGAGCTGCTGCATATGCGCGTGGAGCACATGCAGCTGCTCCATCGCATGAAGCGGTGTTTCCTGGAGGACAAAGCAGCCTTCGAGCGCGAGGCGCGCCAGCGCGTGCAGTCCCTGGCGCGGCGCGCGGAGCGGGAGGCGGCGCGCGCGCTCATCGCGCACACACAGGCCATCAGAGAGGACAACGGGCGCCTGCGGCAGGAGCTGCTGCGGCTGCAACGCCGGGCCCAGGTGCTGCACGACACGCGGCGCCAGTTGCTGGAGCAGCGTGAACAGCTGCGGCGCGAGCACGAGGACATGCGGGACCTGGCCCACGTGCACAGCTGGCTGCGCCGGGGCCCCGAGGGCCCGCCGCTTTGGCAACCGCCGCTGGCCAACTCGCACCCTGAGCACTTCGCCTCCACCACGATCCAGTCGCGCGCGACCTCCCGGGCCCCATCAGTCTCGGCCTCCCGGAACCCGTCTCAGGTCTCGTGGCGCGCGGCCTCTTGGGCCCCATCGGTGCTTTCGAAGCTCGCGGTTCCCTGGGTCCCGTCATTGGTCCCGTCGCGTGTTGGCTCCAGGGTCCTGTCGCTGGCCCCTTCGAAGGCGGGATCACGGGTCCCATGCCAGGACCCATCGCATGCGAGCTCCAGGGTCCCGTCCTTGACCCTGTCGCGCCCAGGCTCCCGAGTCCCGTCCCTGACCCCGCCACGCCTGGATTCCCGGGCCCCTTCGCGGTCCTCATTGCGTGCCGCCTCACAGAACACCACCCTCTCTGGGAAGTCCGTCCCCGGGTCGGGCTCTTCCCGTCTCCCAGTCGAAGGAGACCGTGAATGTGACGCTGCAGGCGAAGGCGCCTTGGGGAGATCCTGA